A single genomic interval of Coccidioides posadasii str. Silveira chromosome 1, complete sequence harbors:
- a CDS encoding uncharacterized protein (EggNog:ENOG410PS6R~TransMembrane:3 (o294-312i387-407o518-537i)): MSYPSRDRDRDWDELSRHSDPRATYSTYKRYVIPDDNSAACRRDDLSDRQLAIRTLDREDRRTMPRHYDYEYSLDTDFDPVYRAPSYASYSPRSDSEYQIVHRSEAMDDRFMVRRDPQDDDFYYHRRFREYDNGRSYPGYEVISYRTESPRPSRGRRRRCSSDDDIVHVRRSDKEESPHGYRRHLAEGALVGVGAAELIRHQSKKASEKGKESTLARLGKDVGAGTLGVLAADAIVRAHSRHRSKSRARSKSRHRCESLDRGRDHHRHRYRYHHRRYHRHGSRSSSTSRSRARTLAGLGLGAAAIAGAVALAKKHSEKSSQQRSSCRRSRSHRRRSSSASSSSDARDPDHRNRRMAEAGLAGAAVAGLVDHVRSKSRSRKGRSRSRIRTGIPIAAAGLGSAAIAAAYEKNKAKKEDKKEKETRRARSRSRSKSRARSSSESQVGVPPHLIEYGDDPVYGRIPASNYYGRAESPYHTPRNHTHSRSRRSPSTDSWSSSDRESGRNRRDKRRERSRSRDLATAGLAAAGAAGLAAHKYAQRKERKKNERDRRRDEGEARQDSYDDTYSTTPYPPSPPRPSASLYPQGNYYPQTTQFPQSPNQTTGPPPGHYQYPPSNYPPPGTASMPPPNHVSHNPADYPPPPGAPPPAQHYNYPVPPAQDPYAHLQPRGDENV, encoded by the exons ATGAGTTACCCATCCAGAGATCGGGATCGTGACTGGGACGAGCTCTCTCGCCACTCCGATCCGAGAGCGACCTATTCTACCTACAAACGTTACGTCATTCCAGACGACAATTCAGCAGCTTGTCGAAGAGACGATCTCAGTGACCGTCAGCTCGCAATCCGGACATTGGACCGGGAAGACCGGCGCACTATGCCCCGACATTACGATTACGAATATAGCCTTGACACAGACTTCGACC CGGTCTATCGAGCGCCCAGCTACGCCAGCTACTCTCCCAGATCGGATTCGGAGTACCAAATAGTCCATCGTTCCGAAGCGATGGATGACCGTTTTATGGTCCGTCGTGATCCGCAAGATGATGATTTCTACTATCATAGGCGGTTTCGTGAATATGACAATGGGCGATCATATCCAGGATATGAAGTGATTAGCTATCGCACTGAAAGCCCGCGACCATCGCGCGGACGGAGGCGCAGATGCAGCAGTGATGACGACATAGTTCATGTCCGCCGGAGCGATAAGGAAGAAAGCCCTCATGGCTATCGACGGCATCTCGCCGAGGGTGCCCTTGTCGGTGTAGGCGCTGCGGAATTGATTCGCCATCAAAGCAAGAAAGCTTCAGAAAAGGGCAAAGAAAGCACTCTAGCACGCTTGGGTAAGGATGTTGGCGCAGGGACGCTTGGTGTCCTTGCTGCAGACGCCATCGTCAGGGCTCACAGCCGTCATCGTAGTAAAAGCCGCGCCCGGAGCAAGAGTCGCCATCGCTGCGAGTCACTTGACCGAGGAAGGGATCATCACCGTCATCGATATCGCTATCATCATCGACGCTACCATAGGCATGGTAGTCGCTCCTCCTCGACCTCACGTTCTCGGGCACGCACCCTTGCTGGACTTGGATTAGGTGCGGCTGCCATCGCTGGAGCCGTTGCTTTAGCCAAGAAACACTCCGAAAAGAGCAGCCAACAGAGGTCGTCATGTCGCCGGAGTCGATCGCATCGTCGCCGCTcctcttcagcttcttcgTCCTCCGATGCACGCGACCCCGACCATCGCAACAGACGAATGGCAGAAGCCGGCCTTGCTGGAGCGGCAGTTGCTGGCTTAGTCGACCACGTACGCAGCAAATCTCGATCAAGGAAAGGCCGCTCGCGCAGCAGAATTCGAACCGGAATCCCTATCGCTGCAGCTGGCTTAGGAAGCGCTGCGATTGCTGCCGCCTACGAGAAAAATAAAGCCAAGAAGGAAgacaagaaggaaaaggagaCACGGCGTGCACGCAGTCGATCTCGGTCCAAAAGTCGAGCACGATCGTCTTCGGAGAGCCAGGTCGGTGTTCCGCCACATCTGATCGAGTATGGTGATGATCCGGTATACGGCCGTATCCCAGCTTCTAATTACTATGGTCGAGCCGAAAGCCCGTACCATACACCGCGAAACCACACCCACAGTCGCAGCCGTCGCAGCCCATCAACAGATAGCTGGTCATCATCTGATCGAGAAAGCGGGAGGAATCGTCGCGACAAACGTAGAGAGAGAAGTCGATCTAGAGACCTTGCAACTGCCGGACTTGCCGCCGCTGGTGCTGCGGGGCTTGCGGCCCATAAATATGCACAGAGAAAAGAGcgaaagaagaatgagagGGATAGAA GGCGTGATGAAGGGGAAGCCCGTCAAGATTCATACGATGATACCTACAGCACCACACCCTATCCTCCCTCTCCACCTCGACCAAGTGCTTCTTTGTACCCGCAGGGCAACTATTATCCTCAAACAACCCAATTTCCCCAATCACCCAACCAGACGACAGGACCCCCACCAGGTCATTATCAATATCCTCCTTCAAACTACCCACCCCCTGGAACAGCATCAATGCCGCCACCAAACCACGTTTCGCATAATCCTGCCGATTACCCGCCACCTCCAGGTGCGCCTCCACCTGCCCAACATTACAATTATCCAGTTCCACCAGCACAGGATCCCTATGCGCATTTGCAGCCTCGGGGTGATGAGAAT GTGTAA
- the RPL44 gene encoding 40s ribosomal protein L44e (EggNog:ENOG410PPND~COG:J), which produces MVNIPKTRRTYCKSKQCKKHTQHRVTQYKAGKASLFAQGKRRYDRKQSGYGGQTKPVFRKKAKTTKKVVLRLECTVCKTKAQLALKRCKHFELGGDKKTKGAALVF; this is translated from the exons ATG GTCAACATTCCAAAAACCCGCCGGACATACTGCAAGTCCAAGCAGTGCAAGAAACACACCCAGCACAGAGTCACCCAATACAAGGCTGGAAAG GCCTCCCTGTTCGCTCAGGGTAAGCGTCGTTACGACCGCAAGCAGAGCGGTTATGGTGGTCAGACCAAGCCTGTGTTCAGAAAGAAGGCGAAGACCACCAAGAAAGTCGTTTTGCGATTGGAGTGCACCGTGTGCAAGACGAAGGCACAGCTCGCTTTGAAGCGATGCAAGCACTTCGAGTTGGG TGGTGATAAGAAAACAAAGGGTGCTGCTCTCGTCTTCTAA
- a CDS encoding uncharacterized protein (EggNog:ENOG410PQMJ~COG:K), with protein sequence MVVPSLLHMARRACVKQAKAIYDVGDAPYGLVRPILLKVENPRQLHALETNSPQLKEYTGEIWIEFIKRDIPFWRDVKLPENPESWFNFYRSLRQQALRELELQAERVKQAMNGLRSEKAKHSPKVVNARKLGLPQEKPTSLQKYANYDRQMGGLQPVFVRARTQNDKGLTPYSQTSRWTFEKPKLPTTTKPKKSALPVAKRNKRLCIPTHQLNKRASAIKKAPISFVEDYKYEQRLAQRNTDRKVPAARASPPKRIKESSTSSQRPASSLTRPNSSGLGRPQTITAKPPGLPLTEPKLTLSGVPQPRPATAKPPRLETPKQNSSSSTATPQPDAKPLTPPKAVGPPRRRPPPNPLLIPKRRAGPLPAQMLTDPARLSASSKRLLDSGLAGSDAVPEGSRVKKQRIS encoded by the exons ATGGTTGTTCCGTCGCTCCTCCACATGGCTCGCAGAGCCTGTGTGAAGCAGGCCAAAG CCATCTACGACGTTGGAGATGCGCCATATGGGCTCGTTCGACCTATCCTTCTGAAGGTCGAGAACCCAAGGCAGTTG CATGCCCTCGAGACAAACTCGCCTCAGCTCAAGGAATATACAGGCGAGATTTGGATCGAGTTTATCAAGCGCGACATCCCGTTCTGGAGGGATGTCAAGCTTCCCGAAAACCCGGAAAGCTGGTTCAACTTCTACCGCTCTCTGCGGCAGCAGGCCTTGAGGGAGCTCGAGCTGCAAGCTGAACGGGTCAAGCAGGCCATGAATGGTCTTCGTTCCGAGAAGGCCAAGCATTCGCCCAAAGTGGTCAACGCCCGGAAGCTGGGCCTTCCGCAAGAAAAACCAACCAGCTTGCAGAAGTATGCCAACTACGACCGCCAGATGGGCGGCCTGCAGCCGGTGTTCGTCCGGGCTCGTACACAGAACGACAAGGGTCTTACGCCGTATTCCCAGACCTCGCGGTGGACGTTCGAGAAGCCAAAGCTGCCCACGACAACCAAGCCTAAAAAGTCGGCGTTGCCCGTTGCCAAGCGGAACAAGCGACTTTGCATCCCGACGCACCAGTTAAACAAACGGGCGTCGGCGATTAAGAAGGCTCCGATCTCGTTCGTCGAAGATTACAAGTATGAGCAACGACTTGCTCAACGAAACACTGATCGAAAGGTGCCGGCGGCACGCGCATCTCCTCCGAAGCGGATAAAGGAATCGAGCACCAGCTCGCAACGGCCAGCGAGTTCCCTAACGCGGCCAAATTCTTCCGGTTTGGGGCGCCCGCAGACCATCACAGCCAAGCCTCCAGGGTTGCCCCTTACCGAACCAAAATTGACCCTTTCCGGAGTACCACAGCCCAGACCCGCTACGGCGAAGCCGCCCCGTCTTGAAACGCCGAAGCAAAATTCCAGCTCTTCGACCGCGACTCCTCAGCCAGATGCAAAGCCACTGACCCCTCCCAAGGCTGTCGGACCACCTAGACGGCGACCACCACCTAATCCTCTTCTCATTCCGAAAAGACGGGCAGGCCCTCTGCCAGCACAGATGCTGACGGACCCAGCTCGCCTGTCGGCCTCTTCGAAGCGTCTTCTCGATTCCGGTTTGGCCGGATCGGACGCTGTGCCAGAGGGAAGCAGGGTGAAGAAGCAGCGCATCTCATAG
- a CDS encoding uncharacterized protein (EggNog:ENOG410PF97~COG:G~TransMembrane:12 (i39-59o79-99i120-140o146-168i180-199o219-240i299-321o333-354i361-380o400-420i432-453o465-482i)~BUSCO:5902at33183): MRKADHDVEGRKVSAEIGGEAQIATVAETSMDFRTAIKLYPKAAAWSLFFSLGVIMTGFDPQIMGNLYGVPKFQEDFGYIFKGKWIISAAWQSGLRFVTGGIGPSSNTIIDGRLAWEARLVKSWTCVVLTAGCVFIQFYARSLPVLLVGELLGGLILGCYAVIAPAYASEVCPVALRGVLAAYINLCFVIGQFIGNGIAAATHGLDSHWAYSIPFSMQWIWPAIILLGIFFAPESPWWLVRKGRLDNAEMSLRRLASPRVDVKATLAMIIETDRLEQEMEAGTTYRDCFRKINLRRTEIAIGVYTIQVFSGIYLIGFSTYFFTLAGLSTDNAFNMGIGFLGVGFVGTCLSWVLLSYFGRRTIYGNGLGVMAIILFIIGILDCTPNYLDRPGVIWAQSSMMLVWNFTYNISVGPICFVILCECSATKVRSKTIAIATAIQAIFGIVMTVAIPHMINPDAGNMRGKLGFFFGGLSIICLLWTWFRVPETKGRTYEELDIMFERNVPTHQFKDYKVI, from the exons ATGAGGAAAGCAGACCACGATGTCGAGGGCCGCAAGGTCTCCGCCGAAATTGGCGGGGAGGCACAAATTGCTACGGTTGCAGAGACAAGCATGGACTTTAGAACCGCTATCAAGCTTTACCCGAAAGCAGCTGCATGGTCGTTGTTCTTTTCCCTGGGAGTGATAATGACTGGCTTCGATCCCCAGATCATGGGTAACTTATATGGAGTCCCAAAATTTCAGGAGGACTTTGGGTATATTTTCAAAGGAAAATGGATAATCTCTGCCGCTTGGCAATCTGGTCTTAGGTTCGTGACTGGTGGAATCGGCCCTAGTTCAAATACAATCATTGATGGTCGTCTAGCATGGGAAGCCCGGTTGGTCAAGTCGTGG ACTTGCGTGGTCCTCACTGCGGGATGCGTCTTTATCCAGTTTTATGCTCGTTCTCTCCCTGTGTTGCTGGTGGGTGAGCTGCTCGGTGGTCTCATCCTCGGCTGTTATGCAGTCATTGCTCCAGCATACGCTTCTGAAGTTTGCCCGGTCGCTTTACGAGGTGTGTTGGCCGCGTACATAAACTTATGTTTTGTCATCGGCCAGTTTATCGGGAATGGCATAGCTGCCGCCACCCATGGACTAGATTCGCATTGGGCCTATAGTATTCCGTTCTCCATGCAGTGGATTTGGCCAGCGATTATCCTTTTGGGTATTTTCTTCGCTCCTGAAAGTCCCTGGTGGCTGGTGAGGAAAGGAAGACTTGACAACGCTGAGATGTCACTTCGGCGGCTAGCATCCCCAAGGGTGGACGTCAAGGCGACCTTG GCAATGATCATTGAAACTGATCGGCTGGAGCAGGAGATGGAGGCAGGCACTACATACCGGGATTGCTTTAGGAAGATCAATCTTAGGCGGACTGAAATTGCTATCGGCGTTTATACTATCCAAGTCTTTAGCGGAATATATCTCATCGGTTTCTCGACTTATTTCTTCACTT TGGCTGGCCTGTCAACAGATAATGCATTTAACATGGGC ATCGGGTTCCTTGGTGTTGGATTCGTAGGGACATGTCTATCGTGGGTGCTGCTCTCATATTTTGGTCGAAGAACAATCTATGGCAACGGCTTGGGGGTAATGGCTATTATTCTGTTTATCATTGGCATTCTGGACTGTACCCCCAACTACCTTGATCGACCTGGCGTGATTTGGGCGCAATCGTCGATGATGCTGGTCTGGAATTTCACTTATAATATATCCGTCGGCCCCATCTGCTTTGTGATCCTATGTGAATGCTCGGCGACGAAGGTTCGTTCCAAAACCATTGCCATCGCTACGGCTATCCAGGCGATTTTTGGAATTGTCATGACTGTTGCCATTCCACATATGATCAATCCGGACGCGGGAAATATGCGAGGGAAGTTGGGATTTTTCTTTGGA GGTTTATCTATAATTTGCCTCCTGTGGACATGGTTTAGGGTACCAGAAACGAAAGGTAGAACATACGAAGAGCTTGACATTATGTTTGAGCGCAACGTACCAACTCACCAATTTAAGGATTATAAAGTCATATAA
- a CDS encoding uncharacterized protein (EggNog:ENOG410PP6I): MSNSTPTPDGVQSSSKLSPADFRIYNRLAERMDLFHNNFRQSWTILYNACTSKRRPKHLSIHQFLTIGLDLCAHLEVHHAIEEQSIFPHLAQRMPAFRKGVGLIDQHRQIHAGLEKLNVYLEECKGRERELRLEELKAVMDGFGDVLWRHLDEEVRELGAEEMSKYWSLEEMRRMPM; this comes from the exons ATGTCCAATTCGACGCCCACCCCAGACGGCGTTCAATCTTCTTCCAAATTGTCCCCGGCGGATTTTCGTATTTACAACCGCCTCGCGGAGCGCATGGATTTGTTC CACAATAACTTCCGCCAATCCTGGACCATCCTCTATAACGCCTGTACCTCAAAACGTCGCCCCAAACATCTCTCCATCCACCAATTCCTCACTATCGGCCTAGATCTCTGCGCCCATCTCGAGGTTCACCACGCTATAGAAGAGCAGTCCATATTTCCCCACCTTGCACAGCGCATGCCCGCGTTCCGGAAGGGCGTGGGGCTTATCGACCAGCATAGGCAGATTCATGCGGGTTTGGAGAAGTTGAATGTGTACTTAGAGGAGTGTAAGGGTAGGGAGAGGGAATTGAGGTTAGAGGAGCTGAAGGCGGTTATGGATGGGTTTGGGGATGTGTTGTGGAGGCATTTGGACGAGGAGGTGAGGGAATTAGGGGCGGAGGAGATGAGCAAGTATTGGAGtttggaggagatgaggagGATGCCGATGTAG
- a CDS encoding uncharacterized protein (EggNog:ENOG410PKAY~COG:U,Z~BUSCO:6469at33183), producing the protein MLYNVSEPHEYLVITGGGVKDVLIKKTAFVLPWQKCRRISISPFDFSLNLQAMTIEKLQFSLPAVFTIGPDNNTEALKKYALLLSGDADVPSRVTRTEGNHVQDIVKGIIEGETRVIVSSMTMEEIFKERQVFKQHVIDNVQNELDQFGLRIYNANVKELQDAPGSEYFTYLSRKAHEGALNQAKIDVAEARMRGEIGEAEKRGKTKQEISKIDAETAVLETKRRSEKAQADAQLTNRQTELDMDIRLKKIAAQRQSEVKDAELQKQVETKRAETELERLRATEVTKSKVARESAQQNADASFYTQTKDADAQLYKCNMEADARYYRETKAAEAAFITKKKEAEGLMEMAKAYSAMANAFGGPQGLLQYMMIQNNTYEKLANANAKAVHGMEPKITVWNTGSGEGSQDSTAPIRNLMQSLPPLFSTIHDQTGISPPSWMVQMPNGQQASNVKTKPAQ; encoded by the exons ATGCT CTACAACGTTTCGGAGCCCCATGAATACCTGGTTATCACCGGGGGTGGGGTGAAGGATGTACTCATCAAGAAGACAGCCTTCGTGCTGCCATGGCAGAAG TGCCGACGGATTTCAATCTCTCCCTTTGACTTCTCCCTCAATCTGCAAGCAATGACGATCGAGAAGCTCCAGTTCTCCCTGCCAGCAGTCTTCACCATTGGACCTGATAACAACACTGAAGCCCTCAAGAAGTATGCTCTTCTCCTCTCCGGAGATGCAGACGTTCCGAGCAGAGTTACGCGAACCGAAGGCAATCATGTGCAGGACATTGTCAAAGGCATCATTGAGGGCGAGACCCGTGTCATCGTTTCCAGTATGACCATGGAGGAGATCTTCAAGGAGAGACAGGTCTTCAAACAGCACGTCATTGACAATGTTCAGAACGAATTGGATCAGTTTGGTCTGCGGAT CTACAATGCCAACGTCAAAGAACTCCAGGACGCTCCCGGAAGCGAATACTTCACATACCTCAGTAGAAAAGCTCACGAAGGTGCACTCAACCAAGCAAAGATCGATGTCGCAGAAGCCCGGATGAGGGGTGAAATCGGAGAAGCTGAGAAGAGGGGCAAGACTAAACAGGAAATTTCCAAGATCGACGCAGAGACGGCAGTTTTGGAGACCAAGCGTCGAAGTGAAAAGGCACAGGCAGATGCACAGCTCACCAACCGCCAGACGGAGCTTGATATGGACATTCGGCTTAAGAAGATTGCCGCGCAGCGTCAGTCTGAGGTGAAGGATGCCGAGCTGCAGAAACAAGTTGAGACGAAACGTGCGGAGACGGAGTTGGAGAGGCTGAGAGCCACGGAGGTCACGAAGAGCAAGGTCGCTAGAGAATCTGCACAGCAAAATGCCGACGCCAGCTTCTATACGCAGACAAAGGATGCAGACGCACAGTTGTACAAGTGTAACATGGAGGCTGATGCACGAT ACTATCGGGAGACAAAGGCAGCAGAAGCAGCCTTTATcacaaagaaaaaggaggCAGAGGGTCTGATGGAGATGGCCAAGGCCTACAGTGCAATGGCTAACGCCTTCGGCGGACCACAAGGCCTCCTCCAGTACATGATGATCCAGAACAATACGTACGAGAAGCTTGCAAACGCCAATGCAAAGGCAGTTCATGGCATGGAACCAAAGATCACTGTCTGGAATACCG GCTCTGGCGAAGGCTCGCAAGACTCTACCGCTCCAATCCGCAACCTTATGCAAAGCTTGCCTCCATTATTCTCTACCATTCATGACCAAACTGGTATCTCCCCGCCAAGTTGGATGGTCCAGATGCCAAATGGGCAGCAAGCCAGCAATGTCAAAACCAAACCGGCACAGTAG
- a CDS encoding uncharacterized protein (EggNog:ENOG410PTW5~BUSCO:13486at33183), translated as MGHIPDDPAPSYEESVSSRPFSGTDSKHAPDFQPAMPLAAQLANTRTRRINAILETYVDPLLISQGVAGLYKTIFILVPSTVSSLQDAVSNAYTQPPEPQVVGFPANEVVKLIRLKGEEYAMEFWRQPAVVAELESSMKARLVSSGHRLFEPSDVPAVNPEPSPKVQETRKVGFWGKIRGRGVNDDEIEDRKLGWRAEEPQAEGSPGRIPTGLVKVSVQWKEIALRIANDMGLYESKRGPALCIVVEVGT; from the coding sequence ATGGGTCATATACCAGACGATCCAGCTCCGTCATACGAAGAGTCAGTGTCCTCCAGGCCGTTCAGCGGGACCGACAGCAAACATGCGCCGGACTTTCAACCTGCAATGCCTCTTGCTGCTCAACTTGCCAACACTCGGACTCGGCGCATCAACGCGATCCTTGAGACATACGTTGATCCGCTGCTCATATCACAAGGCGTGGCAGGGCTCTACAAGACAATATTCATCCTTGTACCTTCTACGGTGTCCAGTCTCCAAGATGCCGTCAGTAACGCCTACACTCAACCACCAGAGCCCCAGGTCGTCGGCTTCCCCGCCAACGAAGTGGTCAAACTCATTCGATTGAAAGGTGAAGAATATGCTATGGAGTTTTGGCGGCAGCCAGCGGTCGTCGCAGAGCTGGAATCCTCGATGAAGGCAAGACTTGTGTCTTCGGGGCACAGACTGTTCGAGCCGAGCGACGTTCCGGCGGTGAACCCCGAGCCCTCTCCCAAGGTTCAGGAAACAAGGAAGGTTGGGTTTTGGGGGAAAATAAGGGGAAGGGGGGTTAATGACGACGAGATAGAGGACCGAAAGCTTGGTTGGCGGGCCGAGGAGCCACAGGCTGAAGGCTCTCCGGGAAGGATTCCTACCGGCCTGGTCAAGGTTTCTGTGCAATGGAAAGAGATTGCATTGCGGATTGCAAATGACATGGGCCTCTATGAGAGTAAGCGGGGTCCTGCTTTGTGTATCGTCGTTGAAGTAGGGACGTAG
- a CDS encoding uncharacterized protein (EggNog:ENOG410Q5IC~COG:S~BUSCO:16256at33183) translates to MPAAPGGTQTSRLHPILKAVSSLNRLVADEASYHAELQERHEQILKREKLLETLKEDPEEEGNSLWMLKQERMAYDETKRMLPKMEQLVREAVERLEGLMQEERGKENDANETALHEAAEAIQKAKQAVPALVGPRSEA, encoded by the exons ATGCCTGCAGCCCCCGGCGGTACACAGACATCACGCCTCCATCCTATATTGAAAGCAGTCTCGTCGCTCAATCGACTTGTGGCTGACGAGGCCTCGTACCACGCTGAGCTGCAAGAGCGCCATGAACAGATCTTGAAAAGAGAGAAGCTTCTTGAAACGCTTAAGGAGGACCccgaagaagaagggaatTCACTGTGGATGCTGAAGCAGGAG CGTATGGCATATGATGAAACTAAGAGAATGTTACCTAAGATGGAGCAGCTGGTCCGAGAAGCCGTGGAGAGACTTGAGGGGCTGATG CAAGAAGAAAGGGGAAAGGAGAATGATGCCAATGAGACAGCTCTCCATGAAGCAGCCGAAGCAATCCAAAAAGCGAAACAAGCAGTTCCAGCCCTGGTTGGGCCGAGAAGTGAGGCATGA
- a CDS encoding uncharacterized protein (EggNog:ENOG410PIZ9~COG:S~BUSCO:10999at33183), translated as MDSHALLDQADEDSLHKSRLLNVEEKPFKRITKRLLTPNNLISSPTAFLPTPPPDSTSPDDDALARYEAERQKLLEDWRQFQEDVTLDFAAFEGSIARIQFLLSSNAKERERYAAEKLRILATAQEVKENTAELRKQLEEAQKTLALRKTYDELAEKITSNRLLRPREDQQANLEKLNAEIAKLEKESGEYAQTWAERREQFGRIVEEGMNLRRLIRDEKEEVERREGMEEGEEGDEGEVASKGRVSMVGTPRPDQDTMTPSQSMEDVVTASGKPHPEKLKSSATPGITPLRQGITISRTDDRKESEDENMEDEGEVSGDESGNRGENSAIEGRSPSKTADDLEEGEEISDDKLEDKMDTT; from the exons ATGGACTCTCACGCCCTCCTCGATCAGGCAGATGAAG ATTCTCTTCACAAATCCCGTCTATTAAATGTTGAAGAAAAGCCTTTTAAAAGAATTACAAAACGCCTTCTCACCCCGAACAATCTCATCTCCTCACCGACCGCATTCCTACCCACGCCACCGCCAGATTCCACATCCCCGGACGACGACGCATTAGCACGATATGAAGCAGAAAGACAGAAGCTCTTGGAAGATTGGAGGCAATTCCAGGAGGACGTAACACTAGACTTTGCTGCCTTCGAGGGCAGCATAGCGAGAATCCAGTTTTTGTTATCGAGCAACGCAAAAGAGCGAGAAAGATACGCCGCCGAAAAACTTAGAATCTTAGCCACTGCCCAGGAAGTGAAGGAAAATACGGCTGAGCTGAGAAAACAGTTGGAAGAAGCGCAAAAGACGCTTGCCCTTCGAAAGACTTACGACGAGCTTGCGGAGAAGATTACATCGAACAGGCTATTACGGCCCCGCGAGGATCAACAAGCCAATTTGGAAAAGCTTAATGCCGAAATCGCGAAGTTGGAAAAGGAAAGTGGGGAATATGCTCAGACCTGGGCGGAGCGCAGAGAGCAATTCGGGAGAATTGTTGAGGAGGGAATGAATCTACGTCGTTTGATTAGAGATGAGAAGGAAGAGGTAGAAAGACGTGAAGGAAtggaagaaggagaagaaggggACGAGGGAGAGGTGGCATCTAAAGGAAGAGTCAGCATGGTCGGTACTCCACGTCCCGATCAGGACACCATGACCCCATCCCAATCCATGGAGGATGTTGTTACGGCCTCTGGAAAGCCTCACCCCGAAAAATTGAAAAGCTCTGCGACACCTGGAATTACTCCACTCCGTCAGGGAATTACTATCTCTAGGACTGATGATAGGAAAGAATCTGAGGACGAGAATATGGAGGACGAGGGTGAAGTTTCAGGTGATGAATCCGGGAATCGTGGAGAAAACTCCGCAATTGAAGGTCGATCTCCATCAAAGACAGCGGATGATTTGgaggaaggagaagaaatttCGGATGATAAACTTGAAGACAAAATGGACACCACGTAG